Within the Brevinematales bacterium genome, the region CTCCGAAGGGGCTTGAGTACTCAATTGCCTCCAAGCGGGATTATGACCAACTGCGCGGGATTAACGACGGATTTTTTTCTTCGGACGCGGAGATTCGTGATCTGATCGCAAAGAAGTATCTGACAGTTTTTTACAGCGATAAACGGATGATCGGGTGCGGGAATATGATGCAGGCAATTCCCGGTATAAATGCATACGATATCGGGATCATGGTCGCCCCTGTTTTTCGGCGGCAGGGTTACGGCGCATATATCGCCTATCGAATGGCGTCGGAATGTATCGCGGCCGGACGAAGACCCGTCGCGGGATGCAGTATTGAAAATACCGCCTCGATTAAGGCGTTGGAAAATGCCGGGTTTATTTCACACTACCGTTGGATGGAATTACATTTCTGATATAGAAAAAGGCCGTCCCACGACAGGACGGCCTTTTTTGTATGGAAACGGTTTATGGTTATTCCCAAATCGTCCCGGGGACG harbors:
- a CDS encoding GNAT family N-acetyltransferase codes for the protein MPEIIEIKMAKSIDAVSDLRAGRLAQLSEPQEYYLEELVANSKTFIILEDGTITGYALVEGGSHLVEFYYSETEIFSRKNIFQRVIQELKIKKAGCQSFDHSLLSTAMFLKPKVEATGILFRRFDPYKYWNTSPKGLEYSIASKRDYDQLRGINDGFFSSDAEIRDLIAKKYLTVFYSDKRMIGCGNMMQAIPGINAYDIGIMVAPVFRRQGYGAYIAYRMASECIAAGRRPVAGCSIENTASIKALENAGFISHYRWMELHF